CATTTTTGCAGGTTCGAAGTACAGGACTTACTTGCATCATATGCAGCATCATAATGGCCCCTGCCAATCATTGCAAGCATCTTCAAGAAATAATGATTGCAATATAAACCTGCAATTTTATTGGCAgccttttcaattaaaaatcaaCTGGAAGTTCAATATAAGAGAGAAAACATTACCCCCAAAAGATTTAActtaaatagataataaatgtTACATCATTGAATAATCAGATAAGGTCACTTAAAAAGCAGAAATTCAATCCAGGCAGTGAATCATGCTTAAAACAGTATCTAAACTTGCATCATGCCTCACTCTAACCAACCTTGCAGCATGTAACAGTACACACCAATGCTGTGTGAGTAATTTCGTGTATGCACATGCAGGTGGaatttgaggaaaaggtggaaccTAGCTTGATCTGAAATAGAACATTGTGCAATGTTGTACTAACATTCCAATATGCATGCATATATATGAGTGCAGCAAAGTTGGGGAAAGACATACCACGCTTTACGTGGAATGGAACATTAACATAAGAAATTCTGCTACAAACGGTATTTTGAATATTGAAATGTGATTCTCCACTGTTCAGTAATTTGATAGGCAAAACATCAATAAATAGAACAACTGTCTAAAAGATATAAtccataaattaaaacaattaccTATGCCAAAAGTGTAAATTCGTGGATGTATCGATTCTTCATTTGTTAAGTAACTCGTCATTACGTCACAAATGTGTCTCTCATCTTCAACAGATCCATCAGtaattaagaaaatgataggAATTGAACCAGGAGAATGGGAGAACAACTCCATTGCCTGAGATAAAGGCAAGACCGAAACAGTGGGTATTTCCCAGTAAACACCAACAATGCAAAAGTAGAAAAGGATGTGacatttaaattaagttattctAGAAAAACATTAAAGATGCAACAGACCATAAGAGCAGGTGTTGGTCAAAACCATCAATTTAATGGATTGGATGAGTCTCCAAAATCACAAGAACACATTTCAACTGATGTCAATTGCTTGACTGGTTGTTTAGTGAATAAAAACAGTAACAGTTGATTATTAAGTGTGATACAAGCCCTAAACTAATAGATTTTTGTCACAACAATTATTGCATGAGTTCTAAAACATTATGCATCTTCTATTTATGTTACATATTTTCTTGTACATGTTAATTGTGTGCATTTCTTCATTTCATCAGTGGGTTAATGAATAATTTAAATCATGCAATGTTAattaaaaggaacaaatgaGCTAAAAGTGGATAATATAACCAATGAATATTAGGGGAAGATTTCATGGAAAACTAATTGCAAAGAAACAAGACCTTGTTCATGGGAAGCAAAATGTTTGTATCACCCCCTGCAATAAAGTTCATGCTAATCCACTGAATGGCATTCTCAATTGCTTCCTTGGTAGCTAACTGCACTGAcgatgaaaatataaaaatttctccATTAAAAGCTATTATGCTGAATGAGTCTTTTGAATCAAGCTTTGAGAGAGCAGCAGACAGAGCATTCTTTGTATCCTCAAGCAGCTTTCCTCGCATGCTTCCACTTATATCAACAACAAATACAACCTCCTTTCTGAAAACCTATGAAATCAATTGAAAAAGATGAACAATGGATCTaataattgacaaaaaaaaaatgtggcagcaaaaaaaattgaagaaaaaaaacctatGTGGAACAAAAGAAATCTACAGCTCTGACAGACATGTCATGTCAAATAAAGTAtattcaacaaaaataaatatataaatatgtgaATGGATAAATATACACAACAAAATATTGTGTACACAAATATCTATGCATATGTACTCATATGGACCTAAACATAGTTATTTTTAACtcctcaataaattttaaattcatctcTCAGTGAACTGGTTTTCTTTTCACTGAAGCATCCATTTCTTCTCATTCTTTGCTGCACAATTTCGATAACTAAGCCCCTTATTTTTGCAACACTGTTTTGCTTGTTCAATTGAAACTTGATCTTAATGAACCATTTTGTAAAACAATAACCATAGCTTCCTACACTTTGGAATGAAAAAGATCAATGcttttaaataaaggaaaaaaataaacgCACAAATTCATAattcttttccttattttaaaaatatattaaaagaacaaaaaaggataaaaactgATTTGTCACTGTTCCACTGGAGATGATGATTAAAAGACTTCTTCAGTAAACAAATGCTTATCTCACTAGTCGAGATTGGCTCCATGAATCTTGTTTATGAATCAGGTAACTTGATGAACCTAGAAATAGAGAATTATGGTCTATAGAAAATCATGATTTCGTATATTCAAAATAATGCACCATGATTTCAGGCTATATACATTAATTATCCTAGAAAACCAACATGAATGTATGAATCCCCCATTCTggcccaaaaaggaaaaaaaataaaaaagagatgtCAAGGAAAGAAATACAGAAGAAAAATCTTCTAAacagaccaaaaaaaaaaattctaaaggaactaattattacatagaaaactaataaaacagaaataacCACTACACCAACCTTCCCAGTCTGCTGATTTCCTGGAAATAGATACAAGCAGAAGATCTCTCTTTGGTCAACATCATGGACAGATGGAGATTGCAAAAGCACACTGCCATGAATATGGCTTGAAGGGACCTAAAGAAAATGTTGTACATGCCAGAAAGATAAGGTACTTTCCATTTAAAATTGAAGCGCATCTTCTAAAACTAGCCATGTGAATATAGTataattgaactttaattacAGCCACAGTCAATGTACTATAATTTCAGAGGCTTACACTGAATGAGAAAGTAAAATCCGCACTAGACCAAGTAAGAACTTCTGCCTCATATGAAAAACTCAATTTTCCTACTTGGCGTCGAATTTCCTGAAAGTCAAAATCACATCACTTGAGATGCATTAATCAAATGCTAATACAAGGTCTAATATAACTTTAAGCAAAGATGTACCTTGAGAGGATGACTAGTTGTCTTGCACAGAACTTCCATTCCAGTACCACAGTTCACATTCAACtgtatcttttcctttttagaaaCCTTCTTCCCAGCAGGAGTGACATACTCAGGAAAATGAAATGGTACAATTAATGTAAGCTGGCCATCGtgatataataatttttgagaCCATCTAACTTTAATTGACAGATTGGAACCCCCATCGACCTAGAAAGataacaaaattatatatttcaGTGTAAAATGGACTTGGCTACATGCACTCCAGATAATGGAGAATTCAAAGCATCTTCAATATAACAGATATACCTCTGGAATTGTTAAGGTAAATATATGGGGTTTTAAAAATCCTCCATCTCCAGCTCGGGATGCCTTTTCCATATCCTTATTTTCCTCCATGGTGATCAGTTGAGTACAATATGATTTTCTAGGGACATCAACCTCAACACCTAGAATTGAACCCTGTTAGCCAAATAATATATCGcttgagaacaaaaaaatattaacatttatGAAACAGAGATAAAgcaacacaaaaaataaataaattaattaatcaccAAACAAAGATAAGCTTACATTTAGTTATTCAACTTGCTATATCAATggcaaaatattgaaatttctcATTTACGTTACAATCATGTACAATATGGATCCAAATAACGGGAATAGAGTTTGTGGCAAGtgacatgattttttttgtccttCTCCCTTGGCATACGTGTTGTAAGAAGTTTCCGAGCCTTATAGTACATCTCGAATAAATACTTTGATTGGTCCTTTCCCCCACCATTTCCCCCCTATACCCTTCGGTCGCTGAGAAAATAGATGGAAAACTACATAACAGCTACTTAGCTTAGATGGAAATATCCACTAAACCGAGACTAATATAGTTACTTAGCTCAGTTGGACCAAGTTCATCATCTTTTTGAAaccaaaacaattaaaagaacGAAAACAGAACGCAGGGCAAAAATGTCAAACAACGAAGCAGCAAGCGATGGCGAAAGTGACAAGAATAACAAAGAAATCCAAAATTCAATGAAGAAAACGACAAACTCAAATTCAgatttttgattgaaaaataaaataaaataaaaactcaaaacTTCCTTTTCACACACCTGCTCGCCCATCGGCACAGCCAAACGACAATCGCAGCTCCGGCTTCCCATAACGCAATGCACTCGCCAAGATCCAGTCAGCGTAACAAACGCAGTGTCCAAATAACAATCCACCTCCAACGCTATCCCATTCATCTGAAGCGGAATCAACGCCGCCGGATCGCACCTTCCGTACACATGAGGCTGGTAACTCGGAATATCCGGATTATCCACAATCGCCGGATCGAATACCACCGCGTACACCATCGGCGCAGTCGGAAGATACGATTTCGACGACTTATCCATCGACACCGGCTTCGGCGGCGTCACCGACCGGTCCTTCCCGAAGTATATCCGCTTGGCGAGCTTGAGGCCATCCTCGACTGATTTGGTGAAGTCGTCCGCCATGGATAAAACGATATTCCACCCGCGGCGGGGTCAGGCAGCGGAACACGGAGAGAGATTGATGGAGATCAGGGGTTGGAAGGGAATTTGAAATATGAGATAAAAGCGGAGCAAAGCATTTCCTGCGTGTGAACTTTGGGAATCCATTTGTTTTTCGAATTTTAGGAGACCTTTTCGTTACGCTcaagtagagagagaaagagggaaagCCGTCCCAGCACGAGCTgtataatttaataatgaagGACCTATAATTAGAGGGCACGGGTCTGCCGACCTGAATGATATGCCACGCGGCAGCATGAGAAGGGCCGTGCCCTCTTCGAAATGGCCGAAAGTGGTTCAATAGCTTGGTGATAGGATCGCCGCGGGTTGAATGACTCCTGACTTGGTGGGCGATTTGGTGACATGGACGTCCAAATAGAAACCACGTGGCTTCCATGTTGCGCTGTGGCcccataaaatcttttaaaagagtttactggaaaaaataaaaatttgaaagttaATGATTCtaacttttaaagaaaattttaaataaataaggtgATCGGATAAACAAaacatttaaacttttttttatttatatttaatttttctaaatattaagtaatttatttttcatttttatagaaataaaaaaaaaaattgctgattatgtaaaaaagaaatttaaaaagtcatctttctatcatttttagtaatttttatgATTTCTATTTATGATATGACTTTATTGATTAACTGTATTtgtaaaaggaaattaaaagagaaaaaaaaagcgCCTTCTCAAATAATGGATTGAATGGGCCTACATGGTGAAGGCCAGCCGACGCTACCACTTACTTTAGAGACAATTGTGGATATGTTGGGCCCATGAATCAGAGATAACGGCCAGATTAAAGATCGTAACGACTGGTGGGCCCAACCCATCAGTTTATTAAAATGAACTAATGGCTGAGATAAGGCCACCAGCCCCACATTACCCTATCCGATATAAAAGCAATTAACCAATAATAATGGGACGTTGATTTTAGCATTCTTCCACTGTGGTGCCATTTTATGACGGCTTCTACCGAAGACAGCCGTATGGTTTCGATTGTTCTTACAATCAACAAAATCTGAAATGtcataagtttttttctttcccgCAACCTTTGCCCGTACTGTTTAGCCGCAATCTAAAAGTTTATGCCGACGATGATGGGGACACGGACACTGTAAGAGCCGAGAGTGATTTTTGTGATAGCGTGTATTATTTTatctctaatattttttttagaaatatttttataaaaaataaggtaaTATTTGAATAcgaataaaacaaatatttaaataatattcttGTATAcattatacaataaaaaaaagtcattttttaagaaaaatatttataaatatatctctaaattttttaaattttgttaaatacaCAATTTCTTTTTAGAGTCAATTTAtaaatctttaatattttcctattaagatatattttttaattagatttttcCGTCATTACAATTGAAGTATTCATGCTTATGTATAGTTAAGTAATTAATTTCctatataaaacatttttatgtagttgaaaaaattaaaagaagaaattttgatcaaaaagtgagttttttttaatggatgtAATTGGGGTTTAGGATTTGAAAGTTTTAGGATTCTAATTTTACAAGCTAATGATAGAAGTTTTCTATTATCTTTACCCTTATGCAATTACTTATTATGTATTTTGGAGGATAAATTTGTGTGGAATTTAAGTAAAGATGATTCTTTCTCTATCATATTCTAATGCAATTTGTTTCCGgttattattaaagaaaaattttatttaaaattttattatataaaaattaaataattttaaaatatataattaatttttattttaaagtcaaatatgataaaattattccccccaaatttcttttattttcttttggaaCCAAATATACCCATTGTATTTATTCTTTGGTTTTCTCGCTATTTGGGAAGGATGTTTTTAAAGCTGGCAAGGAGCTCTTGGCGGATCCAGCCACAAAATTGTCCGGAAATTAATGTTCTCTTGTTTGGTCTCGAATGCTTGGAAGGACCGAAAACCTTGGAATCTTTGAAAGGTCCAAGAAGTCAAGTTATTACAGCAAAGAATACCTTCCTTAGATCCAAGTTCCACTGGTCTGACGGAGAAGTAGGATCTGTAAGGctctctttttgtaattttatgatTGGTGCTTTTAATTTAATCCTTCTTTATTTTGCATTGTGAAGGTTTAATATAGAATTCAACAACTCACCCGTTGTTAGTCCAATGTTCATtagaaataatattaatactGTCATTATATTTCACGAAACAGAGAATTTCACATTGAGATTGGCTTTCGATACTATTTGTCCACatagataaaaataatcaatatatataagCTTTCATACCAGAAATGACAGTTTGCATATTGAAATTAGGTTAGTTCGTGAATCCCTTTGAAGAGTATATTCATGGAATATGGAATAGGATTCATTTTCAGTCTTTTTGATGGGTGTAACCTTGCTGTAGATTTCATGGTAGACTTGCCTAGGCCCTAGACTAGTCCCAAATTTTGAATGCTGGAAAATGTATGTGAATTATCACTCAGCTTTCCAACAACTCAAAACCAAATTCACTGATTGGTGTTAAAAATCAAGCGTTAGTCAATGTGGGATATCTCACATATACTCAAATTACGGTGTAAATGTGGACAGATTTTTATGCTGGAAAAACTGCTAAATTCTGGGTTAATTTTGATACAAACTAGGACTGAGTTTATGGTAGAAATCACCCAGAAATTTAGGCTGATTTCTCATGTTGAAAAACTTAATCCTCAATTTGGGTAGTATGGGCGTGAACTGATGCTCAAATTGTTGATGGTTCTGCTGTCAGACCTTGAGGGCTGCCTATTTATATCtgaatgaaattaaattccCTTCATTTAGCATCTCTATATTGATTGTTATATATATGGGGGAAGAAATTGTTATATATTGCAACATTGATCTAAAATTCTAATCCAATTTTTGGGTGTTGAGACTCTGGTTTCTGTTACAATTTCACGATTTTTTTTTCTGCCCATCATCTTCTCCAACACCCCCACCCACCCTTCTCTCTTTCTCAGGCCCTTCTAGGCCTAAGATAGTGATACAGCacaaaaaatagtgaaaaaatgAGGTCAATATCCTATGAGATTGTATCCCGTGGAGAAGTGCAGTATTCAATATTTGCTATTGGTTTGAGCGTCGAGATAGCTCCTATAATTCCAAGGCATGCCATGGGGATTCTTCGTTCTGCAGCCGCTTCCTTGGACTAAAGCTGTGCAAAGAGGATTTCATTCCACATATCAGGAATGCCGGGTAAACACCAGTGCAAGCAATCCTGCACTCCTGGTGTGGCTCTGATGCTATACCGAGATATATGACCCTCGTCTCTAAGTTGCGATGATGCTGTTATGTCCAAGAGCTTAACCCTCGTCCCCTTCACAGCTGCCACTGCAACAGGATCCAGAGATTCGTCTTTTAAAACTTCTTTCCCATCAGACAGAGGGGTGGTGTTGTCACAGCTCCCTCCTGTGTTCCAGTCCCCATTAAAGAAATGCCTAGGAGAGATAGTCCTGTAGAATGCTTTCAAGCCTGGATATTTTGGGAGCTGTGAGTCTACCCACTTGACAATACTGTGGATAGTGAGATTTTTTGCCCC
Above is a window of Vitis vinifera cultivar Pinot Noir 40024 chromosome 11, ASM3070453v1 DNA encoding:
- the LOC100245716 gene encoding uncharacterized protein LOC100245716 gives rise to the protein MADDFTKSVEDGLKLAKRIYFGKDRSVTPPKPVSMDKSSKSYLPTAPMVYAVVFDPAIVDNPDIPSYQPHVYGRCDPAALIPLQMNGIALEVDCYLDTAFVTLTGSWRVHCVMGSRSCDCRLAVPMGEQGSILGVEVDVPRKSYCTQLITMEENKDMEKASRAGDGGFLKPHIFTLTIPEVDGGSNLSIKVRWSQKLLYHDGQLTLIVPFHFPEYVTPAGKKVSKKEKIQLNVNCGTGMEVLCKTTSHPLKEIRRQVGKLSFSYEAEVLTWSSADFTFSFSVPSSHIHGSVLLQSPSVHDVDQREIFCLYLFPGNQQTGKVFRKEVVFVVDISGSMRGKLLEDTKNALSAALSKLDSKDSFSIIAFNGEIFIFSSSVQLATKEAIENAIQWISMNFIAGGDTNILLPMNKAMELFSHSPGSIPIIFLITDGSVEDERHICDVMTSYLTNEESIHPRIYTFGIGLYCNHYFLKMLAMIGRGHYDAAYDANSIELRVERLFTRASSTVLANITIDDLEDLDDFEVYPSHMPDLSSESVWTVSGRYKGNFPDTIQARGIFADLNNFVTDLKVQKAKEIPLDRVLAKQQIGWLTAQAWFSENKQLEEKIAEMSIQTGVISEYTRMILLETQGGAQVSEPGRVQEPPKTMEYQRPVVDSKVQKIILLQSLGVGFGNVNATAENYPPGSEEVKLPEAAEIFVKAASNCCAKMCGYCCCMCCIRMCTRMNDQCAIVLTQLCSALAILGCFSCAELCCSGQEGG